One window from the genome of Cucumis melo cultivar AY chromosome 12, USDA_Cmelo_AY_1.0, whole genome shotgun sequence encodes:
- the LOC103485300 gene encoding uncharacterized protein LOC103485300: protein MVELQACASDLVNPCGLCATIDHESKGENVNVIAQMADELQRERQRNAELMERISFLEAKLLEERVKDSQLADKLGSCSKTVGRSFKRLKRSKEEPGRNHRNVEKNEILMKDGTHLLSSKDTNLEDQLVSWMSMDETQFVHCEKLKECDIRVDRVDTDETDEEDYYYHEGREIPSDIKDWEINGNSKSANDAKQHIYLDSNSRYLANHSDAENIQTKAKEYGKIQEPKSELEDKSEKNEIKKFELYDRTPNILVSGNEVCKVGSRNVSLQKKPPKLAFCPKEVKRIIESEVLLQKNAQSHTMRKIIVFSCLGIRHGCEEIYDLDFNQFSVLRKGEPFISPQNPGVSISRFVKVVLQNYPVVGTTLTLN from the exons ATGGTGGAGCTTCAAGCTTGTGCTTCTGATTTGGTTAATCCATGTGGGTTATGTGCTACAATAGACCATGAATCCAAAGGGGAGAATGTGAATGTTATTGCACAAATGGCTGATGAGTTACAAAGAGAGAGACAGAGAAATGCAGAGCTTATGGAGAGAATATCATTTCTTGAAGCTAAATTGTTAGAGGAAAGAGTTAAGGATTCCCAACTTGCTGATAAACTA GGAAGTTGTTCCAAGACAGTGGGAAGAAGTTTCAAGAGGCTTAAGAGAAGCAAAGAAGAACCAGGTAGAAATCATCGTAatgttgagaaaaatgaaatacTAATGAAGGATGGAACTCACCTCTTGTCTTCAAAAGATACAAATCTCGAGGATCAATTGGTTAGTTGGATGAGTATGGATGAGACACAGTTTGTGCATTGTGAAAAGTTAAAGGAATGTGATATAAGAGTAGATCGCGTAGATACAGATGAAACTGATGAAgaagattattattatcatgAGGGGAGGGAAATTCCTTCTGACATCAAGGATTGGGAAATTAATGGAAACTCCAAAAGTGCCAATGATGCTAAACAACATATATACCTCGATTCGAATTCAAGATACTTGGCGAATCACTCTGATGCTGAAAACATTCAAACAAAAGCTAAAGAATATGGAAAAATACAGGAGCCTAAAAGTGAGCTAGAAGATAAAAGtgaaaagaatgaaatcaaAAAGTTTGAACTGTATGATAGAACACCAAACATCCTTGTATCTGGGAATGAAGTTTGTAAAGTAGGATCTCGAAATGTATCGCTTCAAAAAAAGCCTCCAAAGTTAGCCTTCTGTCCTAAAGAAGTAAAGAGAATTATTGAATCGGAAGTCTTGCTGCAGAAAAATGCTCAGTCTCATACCATGAGGAAAATAATAGTCTTTTCATGTCTTGGTATAAGGCATGGGTGTGAGGAGATATACGATTTGGACTTCAATCAATTCAGTGTTTTAAGGAAAGGAGAGCCATTCATTTCTCCTCAAAATCCTGGGGTAAGTATCTCAAGATTTGTTAAAGTTGTGCTTCAGAACTATCCAGTGGTCGGTACCACGCTCACTTTAAACTGA
- the LOC103485280 gene encoding ATP synthase gamma chain, chloroplastic has product MSCSNLTMWVTSKPTVSDASSLSFRSFLSPFQLPSQNSTPARSWSVSPIHCGLRELRDRIDSVKNTQKITEAMKLVAAAKVRRAQEAVVNGRPFSEALVEVLYNINEQLQTEDVDVPLTKVRPVKKVALVVVTGDRGLCGGFNNTIIKKAEARISELKALGLDYTVISVGKKGNSYFLRRPYIPVDKFLEGGTLPTAKEAQAIADDVFSLFVSEEVDKVELLYTKFVSLVKSDPVIHTLLPLSPKGEICDINGVCVDAAEDEFFRLTTKEGKLTVERDSVRTSTSDFSPILEFEQDPVQILDALLPLYLNSQILRALQESLASELAARMSAMSNATDNASELKRTLSIVYNRQRQAKITGEILEIVAGANALT; this is encoded by the coding sequence ATGTCTTGTTCGAATCTGACTATGTGGGTGACTTCAAAACCCACCGTTTCTGATGCATCCTCCCTGTCTTTCCGCTCATTTTTGAGCCCTTTTCAACTTCCTTCCCAGAATTCAACCCCTGCTCGATCATGGTCAGTTTCTCCAATCCATTGCGGTCTTCGGGAACTCCGAGACCGTATCGATTCGGTGAAGAACACCCAGAAGATCACTGAAGCTATGAAGCTTGTTGCTGCTGCCAAAGTCCGTAGAGCTCAAGAAGCTGTTGTTAATGGAAGACCATTCTCTGAAGCCTTAGTTGAAGTCCTTTACAACATCAATGAGCAACTTCAAACAGAAGATGTTGATGTTCCTTTAACCAAAGTAAGACCTGTTAAGAAAGTTGCATTAGTTGTTGTCACTGGTGATAGAGGTCTTTGTGGTGGTTTCAACAATACCATCATTAAGAAAGCTGAAGCTAGAATATCAGAATTGAAGGCACTTGGTCTTGATTACACTGTTATTAGTGTTGGTAAGAAGGGTAACTCTTATTTCCTTCGCCGACCGTACATTCCAGTCGACAAGTTCCTTGAAGGTGGTACTCTTCCCACAGCTAAAGAAGCTCAAGCAATAGCTGATGATGTTTTTTCACTCTTTGTTAGTGAGGAAGTTGATAAAGTAGAGCTTTTGTATACAAAATTCGTGTCATTGGTAAAATCTGATCCTGTAATTCATACTCTTCTTCCTCTATCACCAAAGGGTGAGATCTGTGATATAAATGGAGTCTGTGTAGACGCTGCAGAAGATGAGTTTTTCAGGTTGACAACAAAGGAAGGGAAATTGACAGTAGAAAGGGATTCAGTGAGGACAAGCACATCAGATTTTTCACCAATTTTGGAGTTTGAGCAAGACCCAGTTCAGATCTTGGATGCTTTATTGCCTTTGTATTTGAACAGCCAGATTTTGAGGGCATTGCAAGAGTCATTGGCTAGTGAACTTGCTGCTAGAATGAGTGCTATGAGTAATGCAACCGATAATGCTTCCGAGCTGAAGAGAACTCTGTCTATTGTGTATAATAGACAGCGCCAAGCTAAGATTACTGGAGAAATCTTGGAGATTGTTGCTGGTGCTAATGCCTTGACTTAA
- the LOC103485311 gene encoding peroxidase 42 isoform X2 — protein MGSKTLCFFFFLFFVAVSFKYASAHDEEDNGLVMNFYKDTCPQAEDIIKEQVRLLYKRHKNTAFSWLRNIFHDCAVQSCDASLLLDSTRRTLSEKETDRSFGLRNFRYIETIKEAVERECPGVVSCADILVLSARDGILGGPYIPLRTGRRDGRKSRADILENYLPDHNESMSVVLERFAAMGIDTPGVVALLGAHSVGRTHCVKLVHRLYPQVDPVLNPGHVEHMLYKCPDEIPDPKAVQYVRNDRGTPMILDNNYYRNILDNKGLLIVDHQLATDKRTKPYVKKMAKKQDYFFKEFSRAITILSENNPLTGTKGEIRKQCNVANKLH, from the exons ATGGGTTCCAAAACACtgtgtttcttcttctttcttttctttgtggCTGTTTCTTTCAAGTATGCTTCAGCACATGATGAGGAAGACAATGGTCTTGTTATGAATTTTTACAAAGATACATGTCCCCAAGCTGAAGATATCATCAAAGAACAAGTTAGGCTTCTCTACAAGCGCCATAAGAACACTGCATTCTCTTGGCTTAGAAATATTTTCCATGACTGTGCTGTTCAA TCCTGTGATGCCTCTCTGCTGCTGGATTCAACAAGAAGAACCCTGTCAGAGAAGGAAACAGACAGAAGCTTTGGACTTAGGAACTTCCGGTATATAGAGACCATTAAAGAGGCGGTGGAAAGAGAATGCCCTGGAGTTGTCTCCTGTGCAGATATCCTTGTTCTGTCAGCCAGAGATGGCATT CTTGGGGGGCCTTACATCCCACTTAGAACAGGCAGAAGAGATGGAAGAAAAAGCAGAGCTGATATTTTGGAAAACTATCTTCCAGACCACAATGAAAGCATGTCTGTTGTCCTTGAAAGATTTGCTGCCATGGGTATTGACACCCCTGGAGTGGTTGCTTTACTAG GAGCTCATAGTGTTGGTAGAACACACTGTGTGAAGCTGGTGCACCGGCTGTACCCACAAGTAGACCCTGTGCTGAACCCTGGCCATGTAGAGCACATGTTGTACAAGTGTCCTGATGAAATCCCAGACCCCAAGGCTGTACAGTACGTGAGGAATGATCGTGGTACACCGATGATTCTGGACAACAACTACTATAGAAACATACTTGACAACAAAGGACTGCTGATTGTGGACCATCAACTAGCCACAGACAAGAGAACAAAGCCATATGTGAAGAAAATGGCCAAAAAGCAAGACTATTTCTTCAAGGAATTCTCAAGAGCCATTACCATCCTTTCTGAGAACAACCCTCTCACTGGCACAAAGGGTGAAATCAGGAAGCAGTGTAATGTTGCCAACAAGCTGCACTGA
- the LOC103485289 gene encoding pentatricopeptide repeat-containing protein At1g11710, mitochondrial, protein MVFSFTFLRGSFVFRRGFRTGKKLLSPSTEDIIYKAICVNLKQRRWKFLEQVSPSLTNSLVCRVVREFRNSPQLALEFYNWVEARDNFSHSLESCCTLVHVLVNSRNFNDALSIMESLMLKNGKSPLEVLGGLMNSYEICNSNPAVFDALVRTCTQLKSVEGAYDVIRKLRLEGFWVTIHAWNNFLNLLLKLGETDKFWNMYMEMVASGYSENVNTFNLIIYALCKECKLLEAISVVYLMLKIEIWPNVVSFNMIIDKASKMGEMDLALKLTRNTEVISGGSVSPNIVTYNCIINGFCKIRRLESAKNVLAEMIKLGIDFNERTYAPLIDGYARKGSLDVAFRLCDEMVEMRLIPDTVVYNSLIYWLYIEGELEEASFLLSDMINRRILPDEFTYSILTKGLCLSGHLNKALRVHYYIVERNLVKDAYTHNILINYMFQSRNIAGAKQLLSSMIVRGIKPDMVTYGTLVDGHCKEGKIEAAVQIYDKTVKADGKSNLVVYNSILDGLCKKGSIDAARLLVDKLQQNGFLDSVTYNTLLHGFCVNGEVEKAFALFLEMINVGSLVNIVSYNIMINFLCKMGLIQQAMELMRAMASQGIIPDLITYTTLITNFVKSYGSDNVIELHDYMVLKGAVPDRQTYQSLVSPCLQEHTEG, encoded by the coding sequence ATGGTTTTTAGCTTCACTTTTCTGAGGGGAAGTTTTGTTTTCAGACGAGGTTTTCGTACGGGTAAGAAGCTTTTAAGTCCAAGCACTGAGGATATCATTTATAAAGCAATTTGTGTTAATTTAAAACAGAGAAGATGGAAGTTCTTAGAGCAAGTATCACCAAGTCTCACGAATTCGTTGGTCTGTCGTGTTGTTCGCGAGTTTCGCAACTCTCCACAGTTAGCTTTAGAATTCTACAACTGGGTTGAGGCAAGAGACAACTTTTCGCACTCATTAGAATCATGTTGTACCTTAGTTCACGTTTTAGTCAATTCCAGAAATTTTAATGATGCCTTGTCTATCATGGAGAGTTTAATGCTTAAAAATGGTAAGTCTCCATTGGAGGTTCTGGGAGGATTGATGAATAGCTACGAAATTTGTAATTCAAATCCTGCAGTCTTTGATGCACTGGTGAGGACTTGCACTCAGTTGAAGAGTGTGGAAGGTGCATATGACGTAATAAGAAAGTTGAGACTAGAAGGTTTTTGGGTTACGATTCATGCTTGGAATAACTTCTTAAATCTACTTTTAAAGTTGGGCGAGACTGATAAGTTTTGGAACATGTATATGGAAATGGTTGCCAGTGGTTACAGTGAAAATGTGAATacttttaatttgattatttatgCTTTATGCAAGGAATGTAAATTACTAGAAGCAATTTCTGTTGTTTATCTGATGCTGAAGATTGAAATTTGGCCTAATGTCGTTAGTTTTAATATGATCATTGATAAAGCAAGTAAAATGGGTGAGATGGATCTTGCTCTGAAGCTGACAAGGAACACTGAGGTGATTTCAGGAGGCAGTGTTTCGCCTAATATAGTTACCTATAATTGTATCATTAATGGATTCTGCAAGATAAGGAGGTTAGAGTCTGCAAAAAATGTTCTTGCTGAAATGATTAAGCTGGGAATAGATTTCAATGAGAGAACATATGCCCCTTTGATTGACGGATATGCTAGAAAAGGGAGTTTGGATGTGGCGTTTAGGTTATGTGATGAAATGGTTGAAATGAGGTTGATTCCAGACACTGTTGTATATAACTCCCTCATCTACTGGCTATACATAGAAGGAGAATTAGAAGAAGCTTCTTTTTTATTATCTGACATGATTAATAGGCGTATCCTCCCTGATGAGTTTACCTACTCCATCCTTACAAAAGGTCTTTGCCTAAGTGGACATCTCAATAAAGCTTTAAGAGTTCATTACTACATTGTCGAAAGAAACCTTGTTAAAGATGCATATACTCATAATATTCTTATCAACTATATGTTCCAGAGCCGGAATATAGCAGGTGCCAAGCAACTACTGAGCAGTATGATCGTTCGTGGTATCAAACCTGACATGGTTACTTATGGCACTCTTGTTGATGGGCATTGTAAGGAAGGAAAAATTGAAGCTGCTGTTCAGATTTATGACAAAACAGTAAAGGCAGATGGGAAATCCAACTTGGTGGTATATAATTCTATTTTAGATGGTTTGTGCAAGAAAGGTTCAATTGATGCTGCTAGACTCTTGGTAGACAAATTACAGCAAAATGGTTTTCTCGATTCAGTTACCTATAACACATTACTACATGGATTCTGCGTCAATGGGGAGGTCGAGAAGGCTTTTGCACTGTTTTTAGAGATGATTAATGTGGGGAGTTTGGTGAACATAGTTTCTTACAATATAATGATTAACTTTCTATGCAAGATGGGATTGATCCAACAAGCCATGGAACTGATGAGAGCAATGGCTAGCCAGGGGATCATTCCCGACCTTATAACATACACGACTCTCATCACCAATTTTGTTAAGAGTTATGGCTCGGACAATGTAATTGAGTTACATGATTATATGGTGCTTAAAGGAGCAGTTCCTGATAGGCAAACATACCAGTCTCTTGTGAGCCCCTGCCTTCAAGAGCACACTGAGGGGTAG
- the LOC103485311 gene encoding peroxidase 42 isoform X1: protein MGSKTLCFFFFLFFVAVSFKYASAHDEEDNGLVMNFYKDTCPQAEDIIKEQVRLLYKRHKNTAFSWLRNIFHDCAVQSCDASLLLDSTRRTLSEKETDRSFGLRNFRYIETIKEAVERECPGVVSCADILVLSARDGIVSLGGPYIPLRTGRRDGRKSRADILENYLPDHNESMSVVLERFAAMGIDTPGVVALLGAHSVGRTHCVKLVHRLYPQVDPVLNPGHVEHMLYKCPDEIPDPKAVQYVRNDRGTPMILDNNYYRNILDNKGLLIVDHQLATDKRTKPYVKKMAKKQDYFFKEFSRAITILSENNPLTGTKGEIRKQCNVANKLH from the exons ATGGGTTCCAAAACACtgtgtttcttcttctttcttttctttgtggCTGTTTCTTTCAAGTATGCTTCAGCACATGATGAGGAAGACAATGGTCTTGTTATGAATTTTTACAAAGATACATGTCCCCAAGCTGAAGATATCATCAAAGAACAAGTTAGGCTTCTCTACAAGCGCCATAAGAACACTGCATTCTCTTGGCTTAGAAATATTTTCCATGACTGTGCTGTTCAA TCCTGTGATGCCTCTCTGCTGCTGGATTCAACAAGAAGAACCCTGTCAGAGAAGGAAACAGACAGAAGCTTTGGACTTAGGAACTTCCGGTATATAGAGACCATTAAAGAGGCGGTGGAAAGAGAATGCCCTGGAGTTGTCTCCTGTGCAGATATCCTTGTTCTGTCAGCCAGAGATGGCATTGTTTCT CTTGGGGGGCCTTACATCCCACTTAGAACAGGCAGAAGAGATGGAAGAAAAAGCAGAGCTGATATTTTGGAAAACTATCTTCCAGACCACAATGAAAGCATGTCTGTTGTCCTTGAAAGATTTGCTGCCATGGGTATTGACACCCCTGGAGTGGTTGCTTTACTAG GAGCTCATAGTGTTGGTAGAACACACTGTGTGAAGCTGGTGCACCGGCTGTACCCACAAGTAGACCCTGTGCTGAACCCTGGCCATGTAGAGCACATGTTGTACAAGTGTCCTGATGAAATCCCAGACCCCAAGGCTGTACAGTACGTGAGGAATGATCGTGGTACACCGATGATTCTGGACAACAACTACTATAGAAACATACTTGACAACAAAGGACTGCTGATTGTGGACCATCAACTAGCCACAGACAAGAGAACAAAGCCATATGTGAAGAAAATGGCCAAAAAGCAAGACTATTTCTTCAAGGAATTCTCAAGAGCCATTACCATCCTTTCTGAGAACAACCCTCTCACTGGCACAAAGGGTGAAATCAGGAAGCAGTGTAATGTTGCCAACAAGCTGCACTGA